The sequence below is a genomic window from Chitinispirillales bacterium.
AATCTGGGTGGACGCAAGAGAAGCGTGTCCGAGCATTTCCTTTACGACGCGAATATCCGCACCGTTGTCGAGTAAATGCGACGCAAACGAATGACGCAAAATATGCGGACTTTTTTTCTTTGCCGAAGAAACCTTAGACAGTTCTTTGTTTACAATTTGGCGGATTCGGCGTACAGATAAAAGCGTAACGTCTTCTTTGTATATTCTTGCCCGTTTCCCAGTCAAATTATCATAATTTTTATATCGCTTACGCCCGCTTTTGGCTATTCGCGGGAAAATATGATCGCTCGGCTTGGCGCTTGTCGGCAAGTAGCGTTTCAAAAGTTCTATAACGACGTCGGTAATCGGCACTATCCGTTCTTTGTTTCCTTTTCCTATAACTCGAACGGTTTTGCTATAGAAGTCGAAACTTCTCTTTGTCAAATTATGCAGTTCCGAAACACGAATCCCGCTTCCGTAAAGCAATTCGATTATCAGCATGTCACGAACGTCAGGCGGTTTTCGGGAAATTTCTTCCTGTGAGGAATTAGTGTCGTTACAGTTATTATAACTGTCTCCAAGTTCCTGCATTTGCGGCTCGGTGATTATCGCAGGAATCGATTTATCAAGTTTTGCGACGGCGATTAAGCGCACAGGATTGAGCGATATTACATTTTCTCTACTGAGAAATTTACCGAACGAAAGTAACGAAGAGCGTTTTCTGGCTATAGTTTTTGCTTTTTGTCCTTCGTTTTTCAGAAAGTAAATAAACGAACGAACGTTTGTTTTCGTAAAAACTTTTTCCACGTCGTCGCCGTCCGTAATTTTTTGCATATCGCGAAATTGCAGCAAATCGCGTTTATATGCGTCAGCCGTATTTATCGAATAGTCCCGTTGTTTTTCGATATAACGCAAAAACGAATCGAGTGCGTCAATCCAGCGCATAATTTCTCCTTTTAATTAATAAAAATAATAATTCGCCCGTACAAAATGTATTTTTAAGAAAAGTCAAAGGAGCGCGGTTATGAAAAACTTTATTATCATTTTTTGTATTTTACTCGTCTTTTCAGGATGTTCAAAAAAGAAAAACGCTACGGATGTTAAAAATTATGTCGAACATTACATATCTCAACTAAAGGTTATTGAAAAACCGTCCAGCGAAAAGTTTAACTATCTTATGAATTTGATGCACAATTTTGACGCAAATTCAAACGATTCGTTACAGATTAACCTTC
It includes:
- a CDS encoding tyrosine-type recombinase/integrase, which gives rise to MRWIDALDSFLRYIEKQRDYSINTADAYKRDLLQFRDMQKITDGDDVEKVFTKTNVRSFIYFLKNEGQKAKTIARKRSSLLSFGKFLSRENVISLNPVRLIAVAKLDKSIPAIITEPQMQELGDSYNNCNDTNSSQEEISRKPPDVRDMLIIELLYGSGIRVSELHNLTKRSFDFYSKTVRVIGKGNKERIVPITDVVIELLKRYLPTSAKPSDHIFPRIAKSGRKRYKNYDNLTGKRARIYKEDVTLLSVRRIRQIVNKELSKVSSAKKKSPHILRHSFASHLLDNGADIRVVKEMLGHASLASTQIYTHTSIEKMLKSYKQAHPRSGE